In Deltaproteobacteria bacterium, one genomic interval encodes:
- a CDS encoding R.Pab1 family restriction endonuclease, which translates to MDWTIKENSILLTIPATNAGKFRFKKRKNRLDFGEIFSTRECPFDDQTYLEWQIGYDVPVKEVEDGKKETKLTSKHFVGSNGKTKYPYELSEIFYKAMELEFITKKEVENLLNEIGSYKSFIDEKTITVEHHSQITINGINFEETSIKLPTLFMIETLDETQIEVSIQKQQYASGVQPMVYFCVPLKAFKNSSDLFGKSSVSGDKLVYVINKTNVLNFIDMMKVFGMASKRHNHDIIKILETLLEIIDT; encoded by the coding sequence ATGGATTGGACAATTAAAGAAAACAGTATTTTATTAACCATACCTGCAACTAATGCCGGTAAATTCAGATTCAAGAAAAGAAAAAATAGATTAGATTTTGGTGAAATCTTTTCGACAAGAGAATGTCCTTTTGATGATCAAACATACTTAGAATGGCAAATAGGTTATGATGTTCCTGTTAAGGAAGTTGAAGATGGTAAAAAAGAAACAAAATTAACAAGTAAACATTTTGTTGGGAGTAACGGGAAAACAAAATATCCTTATGAATTGTCGGAAATATTTTATAAGGCTATGGAATTAGAATTTATCACTAAAAAAGAAGTTGAGAACTTACTCAATGAAATAGGGAGTTATAAAAGTTTTATAGATGAAAAAACCATAACCGTCGAACACCATTCACAAATTACTATAAACGGGATAAATTTTGAAGAAACGAGTATTAAGTTGCCGACACTTTTTATGATTGAAACTCTGGATGAAACACAAATAGAAGTATCTATTCAAAAGCAACAATATGCTTCTGGTGTTCAGCCGATGGTTTATTTTTGTGTCCCATTGAAAGCATTTAAGAATTCATCAGACCTTTTTGGCAAATCATCTGTTTCTGGCGATAAACTTGTGTATGTTATTAACAAAACTAATGTTTTGAATTTTATAGATATGATGAAAGTGTTTGGGATGGCATCCAAGCGACACAATCACGATATTATCAAAATCCTTGAAACACTTCTTGAAATTATTGATACCTAA
- a CDS encoding Eco57I restriction-modification methylase domain-containing protein, producing the protein MQVHLAEHLPKIERIQLGSYYTPEKLVKLVHEFIKPYLENKKKDVILFDSAGGCGAFLFGIKQCDYRIADCDLDAYNFLKQHFDQRNIFHTNSLKDVSRGKYSISSSAFLIMIGNPPYNDTTSEFKNGEKGQNICDEDLFDRDLGVSFLKSYDKLKSDVVCVLHPLSYLIKETNFKRLKDFKDNYKIIRGEIFSSALFSGTGTGKFPILVALYEKNPSGMTFEYIRQFQFDILNNDKKFILSKYKTTDGYIDKYPPRKNDITDSPIGLYYWTFRDFNSLKKNASFRTKKHPNGIVVSLENFYKYSYLYSLKSLFNPEDAWLYGNLSPLVHIEDVQQNKKLYVLYALKTNKVLREMDNSTLKKIANYYKIKFNNTDNVDKIEKAIKDRLSPLIE; encoded by the coding sequence ATGCAAGTCCATTTAGCAGAACATTTACCAAAAATCGAAAGAATCCAATTAGGTAGTTACTATACTCCTGAAAAACTTGTTAAACTGGTTCATGAATTTATAAAGCCTTACTTAGAAAACAAGAAAAAAGATGTCATCCTTTTTGATAGTGCAGGGGGCTGTGGAGCATTTTTATTTGGTATCAAACAGTGTGATTATCGGATAGCAGATTGTGATTTAGACGCTTATAACTTTCTCAAACAACATTTTGACCAACGAAATATTTTTCATACAAATTCCTTAAAGGATGTCAGTAGGGGGAAATATTCTATTTCTTCTTCTGCTTTTTTAATCATGATAGGTAATCCACCATATAATGATACAACATCAGAATTTAAGAATGGGGAGAAGGGACAGAATATATGTGATGAAGATTTGTTTGATAGAGATTTAGGGGTTTCGTTCCTGAAATCGTATGATAAACTTAAATCTGATGTTGTTTGCGTGTTACATCCGTTATCCTACTTGATAAAAGAGACTAATTTTAAGAGATTAAAAGATTTTAAGGATAACTACAAAATAATAAGAGGAGAGATATTTTCCAGTGCGTTGTTTTCTGGAACAGGAACAGGGAAATTCCCAATATTGGTGGCTCTTTATGAAAAAAATCCTTCAGGAATGACATTTGAATATATTAGACAGTTTCAATTTGACATATTAAATAATGACAAGAAATTTATTTTATCTAAATATAAAACAACCGATGGTTATATTGACAAATATCCCCCACGAAAAAATGATATAACAGACTCTCCTATTGGGTTGTATTATTGGACATTTAGAGATTTTAATTCCTTAAAAAAGAACGCTTCTTTTAGGACAAAAAAACACCCAAATGGAATTGTTGTCTCATTAGAAAATTTTTATAAATATTCGTATCTTTATTCGCTGAAGAGTTTGTTTAATCCTGAAGATGCGTGGTTATATGGGAATTTGTCTCCCCTTGTTCACATAGAAGATGTCCAGCAAAATAAAAAACTTTATGTCTTGTATGCTCTTAAAACTAATAAGGTTTTAAGAGAAATGGACAATTCTACCTTAAAGAAAATTGCCAATTATTATAAGATTAAATTTAACAATACAGATAATGTCGATAAAATAGAGAAGGCAATTAAAGATAGATTGAGTCCATTAATTGAATAA
- a CDS encoding DUF2283 domain-containing protein, translating to MLKLPTQHVWLDYDKDADVLYMSFRKPQRATTTIETDDDILIRKDGKNIVGLTILNASTRQ from the coding sequence ATGCTGAAATTACCAACGCAACATGTGTGGTTGGACTACGATAAGGATGCAGATGTGCTCTATATGAGTTTCCGCAAACCTCAGCGAGCTACTACAACGATTGAAACGGACGATGATATATTGATACGGAAAGATGGGAAGAATATCGTTGGTCTGACGATATTGAATGCGAGTACTAGACAATAA